From the Phyllostomus discolor isolate MPI-MPIP mPhyDis1 chromosome 7, mPhyDis1.pri.v3, whole genome shotgun sequence genome, one window contains:
- the USP19 gene encoding ubiquitin carboxyl-terminal hydrolase 19 isoform X9, with the protein MQAGQLRYAWGRPPASERLSLPCWRIWSQRIAKIAGPGRKRRSPDPDAVADPGALWLSTKRLKMSGGASATGPRRGPPGLEEATSKKKQKDRANQESKDGDPRRGSASTPREEQTKEELLLDWRQSADEVIVKLRVGGGALRLEEVDAAFTDTDCVVRLPGGRQWGGVFYAEIESSCAKVQARKGGLLQLALSKKVPQLTWPSLLKKSLGTQELVPGLQCQENGQESSPVALEPGSEPRRAKQEARNQKRAQGRGEVGAGAGPGAQAGPSAKRAVHLRRGPEGEGSRDGPGPRGDAPPFLAEPATQAEAEEQLRVPLLNSQTCLPGSEENRALLAGEKAVSSRNDPVSPAMTRSRDPEKGDRSREEMAVAADAASLVDEPESMVNLPFVKNDSYEKGPDSVVVHVYVKEIRRDTSRVLFREQDFTLIFQTRDGNFLRVHPGCGPHTIFRWQVKLRNLIEPEQCTFCFTASRIDICLRKRQSQRWGGLEAPAARVGGAKVAVPTGPTPLDPAPPGGAPHTLTGQEEARGVEKEKPKARAEDSGLDGVAARTPMEHVAPKPEPHLASPKPTCMVPPMPHSPVSGDSVEEEEEEEKKVCLPGFTGLVNLGNTCFMNSVIQSLSNTRELRDFFHDRSFEAEINYNNPLGTGGRLAIGFAVLLRALWKGTHHAFQPSKLKAIVASKASQFTGYAQHDAQEFMAFLLDGLHEDLNRIQNKPYTETVDSDGRPDEVVAEEAWQRHKMRNDSFIVDLFQGQYKSKLVCPVCAKVSITFDPFLYLPVPLPQKQKVLPVFYFAREPHSKPIKFLVSVSKESSTASEVLDSLSHSVHVKPENLRLAEVIKNRFHRVFLPSHSLDTVSPSDTLLCFELLSPELAKERVVVLEVQQRPQVPSIPISKCAACQRKQQSEDEKLKRCTRCYRVGYCNQLCQKTHWPDHKGLCRPENIGYPFLVSVPASRLTYARLAQLLEGYARYSVSVFQPPFQPGRMALESQGPGCALLHSTSSLEAGDSERDSIQPPELQLVTPVAEGDTGVPRVWAAPERGPVPSTSGVSSEMLAGGPTEVGSLPAGERVSRPEAAVPGYQHPSEAVNSHTPQFFIYKIDASSREQRLEDKGDTPLELGDDCSLALVWRNNERLQEFVLVASKELECAEDPGSAGEAARAGHFTLDQCLNLFTRPEVLAPEEAWYCPQCKQHREASKQLLLWRLPNVLIVQLKRFSFRSFIWRDKINDLVEFPVRNLDLSKFCIGQKEEQLPSYDLYAVINHYGGMIGGHYTACARLPSDRSSQRSDVGWRLFDDSTVTTIDESQVVTRYAYVLFYRRRNSPVERPPRAGHSEHHPDLGPAAEAAASQGLGPGQAPEVAPTRTAPERFVPPVDRPAPTYSNMEEVD; encoded by the exons ATGCAGGCGGGGCAGTTACGCTACGCGTGGGGCCGGCCTCCCGCTTCAGAAAG GCTGTCGCTTCCTTGCTGGAGAATTTGGTCACAAAGAATTGCCAAGATAGCTGGGCCAGGAAGAAAGCGCCGTAGCCCTGACCCAGACGCCGTTGCCGACCCCGGGGCACTCTGGCTGTCGACCAAGCGGCTCAAGATGTCTGGCGGGGCCAGTGCTACAGGCCCAAGGAGAGGGCCCCCAGGACTGGAGGAGGCCACCAgtaagaagaagcagaaggatCGAGCCAACCAGGAGAGCAAGGATGGAGATCCTAGGAGAG GGTCAGCATCCACTCCTCGGGAGGAGCAGACCAAAGAGG AGCTGTTGCTGGATTGGAGGCAGAGTGCAGATGAGGTGATTGTCAAGCTGCGCGTGGGAGGGGGTGCCCTGCGGCTGGAGGAGGTGGACGCTGCTTTCACAGACACGGACTGCGTGGTTCGGCTTCCAG GTGGTCGGCAGTGGGGTGGTGTTTTCTATGCCGAGATAGAGAGTTCTTGCGCCAAAGTGCAGGCTCGCAAAGGCGGCCTCCTGCAGCTGGCACTGTCCAAGAAGGTGCCTCAGCTCACGTGGCCCTCTCTCCTG AAGAAATCTCTAGGGACGCAGGAGTTGGTGCCGGGGTTGCAGTGCCAGGAGAACGGGCAGGAGTCATCTCCCGTTGCCCTGGAGCCAGGCTCTGAGCCCCGCCGAGCAAAGCAGGAGGCCCGGAACCAGAAGCGGGCCCAGGGCCGTGGTGAGGtaggggcaggggctggccccggggcccaggcagggcccagtgCCAAGAGGGCTGTGCATCTCCGAAGAGGGCCAGAGGGTGAAGGGTCCAGAGACGGCCCTGGACCCCGGGGCGATGCCCCCCCCTTCCTGGCTGAGCCAGCTACTCAG GCTGAGGCTGAGGAACAGCTCCGGGTACCACTGCTGAACTCCCAGACCTGCCTCCCGGGCTCAGAGGAGAATCGAGCGCTTTTGGCAGGAGAGAAGGCAGTGTCCTCCAGGAATGACCCAGTCTCTCCAGCCATGACCCGGAGCAGAGACCCTGAGAAAGGTGACCGTTCCAGAGAGGAGATGGCGGTGGCAGCAGACGCTGCGTCCTTGGTGGATG AGCCCGAGTCCATGGTGAACCTGCCATTTGTCAAGAATGACTCCTATGAGAAGGGGCCTGACTCGGTGGTGGTGCACGTGTACGTGAAGGAGATCCGCAGGGACACCTCTCGAGTGCTTTTCCGCGAGCAGGACTTCACGCTTATTTTCCAGACCAG GGACGGGAACTTCCTGAGAGTGCACCCGGGCTGCGGGCCCCACACCATCTTCCGTTGGCAGGTGAAGCTCAG GAACCTGATTGAGCCCGAGCAGTGTACCTTCTGCTTCACAGCCTCTCGCATCGACATCTGCCTCCGGAAGCGGCAGAGTCAGCGCTGGGGGGGCCTGGAGGCCCCAGCTGCACGAG TGGGTGGTGCAAAGGTTGCCGTGCCGACAGGTCCAACCCCTCTGGATCCGGCCCCACCGGGAGGTGCCCCTCACACCCTGACAGGCCAGGAGGAAGCCCGGGGTGTGGAGAAGGAGAAACCCAAGGCTCGAGCTGAGGACTCGGGGCTGGATGGCGTGGCAGCCCGCACCCCCATGGAGCATGTGGCCCCAAAGCCAGAGCCACACTTGGCCTCG CCCAAGCCCACATGCATGGTGCCTCCAATGCCCCACAGCCCCGTGAGTGGAGATAgcgtggaggaggaagaggaggaagagaagaaggtgTGTCTGCCGGGCTTCACCGGCCTTGTCAATCTGGGCAACACGTGCTTCATGAACAGCGTCATCCAGTCCCTGTCCAACACGCGGGAGCTCCGGGACTTCTTCCACG ACCGCTCCTTCGAGGCCGAAATCAACTACAACAACCCACTGGGAACAGGCGGACGACTAGCCATCGGCTTCGCCGTGCTGCTCCGGGCACTGTGGAAGGGCACCCACCATGCCTTCCAGCCTTCCAAGTTGAAG GCCATCGTGGCGAGCAAGGCCAGCCAGTTCACGGGCTACGCACAGCACGACGCCCAGGAGTTCATGGCTTTCCTGCTGGACGGGCTGCACGAGGACCTGAACCGCATTCAGAACAAGCCCTACACGGAGACCGTGGACTCCGACGGGCGGCCCGATGAG GTGGTGGCTGAGGAAGCATGGCAGAGACACAAGATGAGGAATGACTCTTTCATCGTGGACCTGTTTCAGGGCCAGTACAAGTCGAAGCTGGTGTGCCCTGTGTGTGCCAAG GTCTCCATCACCTTTGACCCGTTCCTCTACCTGCCAGTGCCCTTGCCACAGAAGCAAAAGGTTCTCCCCGTTTTCTATTTCGCCCGGGAGCCCCACAGCAAGCCCATCAAG TTCCTGGTGAGCGTCAGCAAAGAGAGCTCCACCGCGAGTGAAGTGTTGGACTCCCTCTCTCACAGTGTCCACGTGAAGCCCGAGAACCTGCGTCTGGCCGAG GTGATTAAGAATCGTTTCCACCGTGTGTTCCTGCCCTCCCACTCCCTGGACACTGTGTCCCCATCTGACACGCTTCTCTGCTTCGAGCTGTTATCCCCCGAGTTGGCTAAGGAGCGGGTGGTGGTGCTAGAGGTGCAGCAG CGCCCCCAGGTGCCCAGCATCCCCATCTCCAAGTGCGCAGCCTGCCAGCGGAAGCAGCAGTCGGAGGACGAGAAGCTGAAGCGCTGCACTCGGTGCTACCGCGTGGGCTACTGCAACCA gcTCTGCCAGAAAACCCACTGGCCTGACCATAAGGGCCTCTGCCGCCCTGAGAACATTGGCTACCCATTTCTGGTCAGCGTACCTGCCTCACGCCTCACTTACGCCCGTCTTGCTCAGTTACTCGAGGGCTATGCCCG GTATTCTGTGAGCGTGTTCCAGCCGCCCTTCCAGCCTGGCCGCATGGCCTTGGAGTCGCAAGGCCCTGGCTGCGCCCTCTTGCACTCCACTAGctccctggaggctggggacagtgagagGGACTCCATTCAGCCGCCCGAGCTCCAGTTGGTGACCCCTGTGGCTGAGGGGGACACGGGCGTCCCCCGGGTGTGGGCAGCCCCTGAGCGgggccctgtgcccagcaccAGTGGAGTTTCTTCTGAGATGCTGGCCGGTGGGCCCACCGAAGTTGGCTCCCTGCCAGCTGGTGAGAGGGTGTCCCGGCCTGAAG CTGCTGTGCCCGGGTACCAGCACCCAAGTGAGGCCGTGAATTCCCACACACCCCAGTTCTTTATCTACAAAATAGACGCATCCAGCCGAGAGCAGCGGCTAGAGGATAAAG GAGACACCCCGCTGGAGCTGGGAGACGACTGCAGCCTGGCTCTGGTCTGGCGGAACAACGAGCGCCTGCAGGAGTTCGTGTTGGTGGCCTCCAAGGAGCTGGAGTGTGCTGAGGACCCCGGCTCTGCCGGCGAGGCCGCCCGCGCCGGCCACTTCACCCTGGACCAGTGCCTCAACCTCTTCACCCGGCCCGAAGTGCTGGCACCCGAGGAGGCCTG GTACTGCCCGCAGTGCAAGCAACATCGCGAGGCCTCCAAGCAGCTGCTGCTGTGGCGCCTGCCGAACGTGCTCATCGTGCAGCTCAAGCGCTTCTCCTTCCGCAGCTTCATCTGGCGGGACAAGATCAATGACCTGGTGGAATTCCCTGTTCG GAACCTGGACCTGAGCAAGTTCTGTATCGGTCAGAAAGAGGAGCAGCTGCCCAGCTACGACCTGTATGCCGTCATCAACCACTACGGGGGCATGATCGGCGGCCACTACACTGCGTGCGCACGCCTGCCCAGTGACCGCAGCAGCCAGCGCAGCGACGTGG GCTGGCGCTTATTTGACGACAGCACGGTGACCACAATAGACGAGAGCCAGGTCGTGACGCGTTACGCCTATGTACTCTTCTACCGCCGGCGGAACTCTCCCGTGGAGAGGCCCCCGCGGGCAGGTCACTCTGAGCACCACCCCGACCTAGGCCCTGCAGCTGAGGCTGCTGCCAGCCAG GGactaggccctggccaggcccccgAGGTGGCCCCCACGCGGACAGCCCCTGAACGCTTCGTCCCCCCTGTGGACCGCCCAGCCCCCACCTACAGCAACATGGAGGAGGTCGATTAG
- the USP19 gene encoding ubiquitin carboxyl-terminal hydrolase 19 isoform X7, with translation MQAGQLRYAWGRPPASERLSLPCWRIWSQRIAKIAGPGRKRRSPDPDAVADPGALWLSTKRLKMSGGASATGPRRGPPGLEEATSKKKQKDRANQESKDGDPRRGGSASTPREEQTKEELLLDWRQSADEVIVKLRVGGGALRLEEVDAAFTDTDCVVRLPGGRQWGGVFYAEIESSCAKVQARKGGLLQLALSKKVPQLTWPSLLKSLGTQELVPGLQCQENGQESSPVALEPGSEPRRAKQEARNQKRAQGRGEVGAGAGPGAQAGPSAKRAVHLRRGPEGEGSRDGPGPRGDAPPFLAEPATQAEAEEQLRVPLLNSQTCLPGSEENRALLAGEKAVSSRNDPVSPAMTRSRDPEKGDRSREEMAVAADAASLVDEPESMVNLPFVKNDSYEKGPDSVVVHVYVKEIRRDTSRVLFREQDFTLIFQTRDGNFLRVHPGCGPHTIFRWQVKLRNLIEPEQCTFCFTASRIDICLRKRQSQRWGGLEAPAARGAVGGAKVAVPTGPTPLDPAPPGGAPHTLTGQEEARGVEKEKPKARAEDSGLDGVAARTPMEHVAPKPEPHLASPKPTCMVPPMPHSPVSGDSVEEEEEEEKKVCLPGFTGLVNLGNTCFMNSVIQSLSNTRELRDFFHDRSFEAEINYNNPLGTGGRLAIGFAVLLRALWKGTHHAFQPSKLKAIVASKASQFTGYAQHDAQEFMAFLLDGLHEDLNRIQNKPYTETVDSDGRPDEVVAEEAWQRHKMRNDSFIVDLFQGQYKSKLVCPVCAKVSITFDPFLYLPVPLPQKQKVLPVFYFAREPHSKPIKFLVSVSKESSTASEVLDSLSHSVHVKPENLRLAEVIKNRFHRVFLPSHSLDTVSPSDTLLCFELLSPELAKERVVVLEVQQRPQVPSIPISKCAACQRKQQSEDEKLKRCTRCYRVGYCNQLCQKTHWPDHKGLCRPENIGYPFLVSVPASRLTYARLAQLLEGYARYSVSVFQPPFQPGRMALESQGPGCALLHSTSSLEAGDSERDSIQPPELQLVTPVAEGDTGVPRVWAAPERGPVPSTSGVSSEMLAGGPTEVGSLPAGERVSRPEAAVPGYQHPSEAVNSHTPQFFIYKIDASSREQRLEDKGDTPLELGDDCSLALVWRNNERLQEFVLVASKELECAEDPGSAGEAARAGHFTLDQCLNLFTRPEVLAPEEAWYCPQCKQHREASKQLLLWRLPNVLIVQLKRFSFRSFIWRDKINDLVEFPVRNLDLSKFCIGQKEEQLPSYDLYAVINHYGGMIGGHYTACARLPSDRSSQRSDVGWRLFDDSTVTTIDESQVVTRYAYVLFYRRRNSPVERPPRAGHSEHHPDLGPAAEAAASQGLGPGQAPEVAPTRTAPERFVPPVDRPAPTYSNMEEVD, from the exons ATGCAGGCGGGGCAGTTACGCTACGCGTGGGGCCGGCCTCCCGCTTCAGAAAG GCTGTCGCTTCCTTGCTGGAGAATTTGGTCACAAAGAATTGCCAAGATAGCTGGGCCAGGAAGAAAGCGCCGTAGCCCTGACCCAGACGCCGTTGCCGACCCCGGGGCACTCTGGCTGTCGACCAAGCGGCTCAAGATGTCTGGCGGGGCCAGTGCTACAGGCCCAAGGAGAGGGCCCCCAGGACTGGAGGAGGCCACCAgtaagaagaagcagaaggatCGAGCCAACCAGGAGAGCAAGGATGGAGATCCTAGGAGAGGTG GGTCAGCATCCACTCCTCGGGAGGAGCAGACCAAAGAGG AGCTGTTGCTGGATTGGAGGCAGAGTGCAGATGAGGTGATTGTCAAGCTGCGCGTGGGAGGGGGTGCCCTGCGGCTGGAGGAGGTGGACGCTGCTTTCACAGACACGGACTGCGTGGTTCGGCTTCCAG GTGGTCGGCAGTGGGGTGGTGTTTTCTATGCCGAGATAGAGAGTTCTTGCGCCAAAGTGCAGGCTCGCAAAGGCGGCCTCCTGCAGCTGGCACTGTCCAAGAAGGTGCCTCAGCTCACGTGGCCCTCTCTCCTG AAATCTCTAGGGACGCAGGAGTTGGTGCCGGGGTTGCAGTGCCAGGAGAACGGGCAGGAGTCATCTCCCGTTGCCCTGGAGCCAGGCTCTGAGCCCCGCCGAGCAAAGCAGGAGGCCCGGAACCAGAAGCGGGCCCAGGGCCGTGGTGAGGtaggggcaggggctggccccggggcccaggcagggcccagtgCCAAGAGGGCTGTGCATCTCCGAAGAGGGCCAGAGGGTGAAGGGTCCAGAGACGGCCCTGGACCCCGGGGCGATGCCCCCCCCTTCCTGGCTGAGCCAGCTACTCAG GCTGAGGCTGAGGAACAGCTCCGGGTACCACTGCTGAACTCCCAGACCTGCCTCCCGGGCTCAGAGGAGAATCGAGCGCTTTTGGCAGGAGAGAAGGCAGTGTCCTCCAGGAATGACCCAGTCTCTCCAGCCATGACCCGGAGCAGAGACCCTGAGAAAGGTGACCGTTCCAGAGAGGAGATGGCGGTGGCAGCAGACGCTGCGTCCTTGGTGGATG AGCCCGAGTCCATGGTGAACCTGCCATTTGTCAAGAATGACTCCTATGAGAAGGGGCCTGACTCGGTGGTGGTGCACGTGTACGTGAAGGAGATCCGCAGGGACACCTCTCGAGTGCTTTTCCGCGAGCAGGACTTCACGCTTATTTTCCAGACCAG GGACGGGAACTTCCTGAGAGTGCACCCGGGCTGCGGGCCCCACACCATCTTCCGTTGGCAGGTGAAGCTCAG GAACCTGATTGAGCCCGAGCAGTGTACCTTCTGCTTCACAGCCTCTCGCATCGACATCTGCCTCCGGAAGCGGCAGAGTCAGCGCTGGGGGGGCCTGGAGGCCCCAGCTGCACGAG GTGCAGTGGGTGGTGCAAAGGTTGCCGTGCCGACAGGTCCAACCCCTCTGGATCCGGCCCCACCGGGAGGTGCCCCTCACACCCTGACAGGCCAGGAGGAAGCCCGGGGTGTGGAGAAGGAGAAACCCAAGGCTCGAGCTGAGGACTCGGGGCTGGATGGCGTGGCAGCCCGCACCCCCATGGAGCATGTGGCCCCAAAGCCAGAGCCACACTTGGCCTCG CCCAAGCCCACATGCATGGTGCCTCCAATGCCCCACAGCCCCGTGAGTGGAGATAgcgtggaggaggaagaggaggaagagaagaaggtgTGTCTGCCGGGCTTCACCGGCCTTGTCAATCTGGGCAACACGTGCTTCATGAACAGCGTCATCCAGTCCCTGTCCAACACGCGGGAGCTCCGGGACTTCTTCCACG ACCGCTCCTTCGAGGCCGAAATCAACTACAACAACCCACTGGGAACAGGCGGACGACTAGCCATCGGCTTCGCCGTGCTGCTCCGGGCACTGTGGAAGGGCACCCACCATGCCTTCCAGCCTTCCAAGTTGAAG GCCATCGTGGCGAGCAAGGCCAGCCAGTTCACGGGCTACGCACAGCACGACGCCCAGGAGTTCATGGCTTTCCTGCTGGACGGGCTGCACGAGGACCTGAACCGCATTCAGAACAAGCCCTACACGGAGACCGTGGACTCCGACGGGCGGCCCGATGAG GTGGTGGCTGAGGAAGCATGGCAGAGACACAAGATGAGGAATGACTCTTTCATCGTGGACCTGTTTCAGGGCCAGTACAAGTCGAAGCTGGTGTGCCCTGTGTGTGCCAAG GTCTCCATCACCTTTGACCCGTTCCTCTACCTGCCAGTGCCCTTGCCACAGAAGCAAAAGGTTCTCCCCGTTTTCTATTTCGCCCGGGAGCCCCACAGCAAGCCCATCAAG TTCCTGGTGAGCGTCAGCAAAGAGAGCTCCACCGCGAGTGAAGTGTTGGACTCCCTCTCTCACAGTGTCCACGTGAAGCCCGAGAACCTGCGTCTGGCCGAG GTGATTAAGAATCGTTTCCACCGTGTGTTCCTGCCCTCCCACTCCCTGGACACTGTGTCCCCATCTGACACGCTTCTCTGCTTCGAGCTGTTATCCCCCGAGTTGGCTAAGGAGCGGGTGGTGGTGCTAGAGGTGCAGCAG CGCCCCCAGGTGCCCAGCATCCCCATCTCCAAGTGCGCAGCCTGCCAGCGGAAGCAGCAGTCGGAGGACGAGAAGCTGAAGCGCTGCACTCGGTGCTACCGCGTGGGCTACTGCAACCA gcTCTGCCAGAAAACCCACTGGCCTGACCATAAGGGCCTCTGCCGCCCTGAGAACATTGGCTACCCATTTCTGGTCAGCGTACCTGCCTCACGCCTCACTTACGCCCGTCTTGCTCAGTTACTCGAGGGCTATGCCCG GTATTCTGTGAGCGTGTTCCAGCCGCCCTTCCAGCCTGGCCGCATGGCCTTGGAGTCGCAAGGCCCTGGCTGCGCCCTCTTGCACTCCACTAGctccctggaggctggggacagtgagagGGACTCCATTCAGCCGCCCGAGCTCCAGTTGGTGACCCCTGTGGCTGAGGGGGACACGGGCGTCCCCCGGGTGTGGGCAGCCCCTGAGCGgggccctgtgcccagcaccAGTGGAGTTTCTTCTGAGATGCTGGCCGGTGGGCCCACCGAAGTTGGCTCCCTGCCAGCTGGTGAGAGGGTGTCCCGGCCTGAAG CTGCTGTGCCCGGGTACCAGCACCCAAGTGAGGCCGTGAATTCCCACACACCCCAGTTCTTTATCTACAAAATAGACGCATCCAGCCGAGAGCAGCGGCTAGAGGATAAAG GAGACACCCCGCTGGAGCTGGGAGACGACTGCAGCCTGGCTCTGGTCTGGCGGAACAACGAGCGCCTGCAGGAGTTCGTGTTGGTGGCCTCCAAGGAGCTGGAGTGTGCTGAGGACCCCGGCTCTGCCGGCGAGGCCGCCCGCGCCGGCCACTTCACCCTGGACCAGTGCCTCAACCTCTTCACCCGGCCCGAAGTGCTGGCACCCGAGGAGGCCTG GTACTGCCCGCAGTGCAAGCAACATCGCGAGGCCTCCAAGCAGCTGCTGCTGTGGCGCCTGCCGAACGTGCTCATCGTGCAGCTCAAGCGCTTCTCCTTCCGCAGCTTCATCTGGCGGGACAAGATCAATGACCTGGTGGAATTCCCTGTTCG GAACCTGGACCTGAGCAAGTTCTGTATCGGTCAGAAAGAGGAGCAGCTGCCCAGCTACGACCTGTATGCCGTCATCAACCACTACGGGGGCATGATCGGCGGCCACTACACTGCGTGCGCACGCCTGCCCAGTGACCGCAGCAGCCAGCGCAGCGACGTGG GCTGGCGCTTATTTGACGACAGCACGGTGACCACAATAGACGAGAGCCAGGTCGTGACGCGTTACGCCTATGTACTCTTCTACCGCCGGCGGAACTCTCCCGTGGAGAGGCCCCCGCGGGCAGGTCACTCTGAGCACCACCCCGACCTAGGCCCTGCAGCTGAGGCTGCTGCCAGCCAG GGactaggccctggccaggcccccgAGGTGGCCCCCACGCGGACAGCCCCTGAACGCTTCGTCCCCCCTGTGGACCGCCCAGCCCCCACCTACAGCAACATGGAGGAGGTCGATTAG